One Jeotgalicoccus saudimassiliensis DNA window includes the following coding sequences:
- a CDS encoding bifunctional 5,10-methylenetetrahydrofolate dehydrogenase/5,10-methenyltetrahydrofolate cyclohydrolase, giving the protein MTAELLNGREIAKDYRAGLQSEVEKLKSQGIVPNLTVVIVGNDGASLSYVRSKNKAAEKIGMESSIVHLDEDTSEEEVLATVEKLNNDDKVNGILVQVPLPDQVDENKVLEAIAPHKDVDGFSPINIGRLYTGQRTFVPCTPLGVMELLKHTGSLEGKTVAVVGRSHIVGQPVAKLLTDQNATVTLMHSRTQNMVEQLKNFDVVVSAVGKPGLITGADLKEGAIVIDVGNTVVDEKLVGDVDFESAKEVASYITPVPGGVGPLTITMVLNNTLLAAKWHNEDK; this is encoded by the coding sequence ATGACTGCAGAATTATTAAACGGCCGTGAGATCGCCAAGGATTACCGTGCCGGATTACAAAGTGAAGTTGAAAAATTAAAATCACAGGGAATCGTACCAAACCTTACAGTAGTAATCGTTGGAAACGACGGTGCTTCATTAAGCTACGTCCGTTCTAAAAACAAAGCAGCTGAAAAAATCGGGATGGAGTCTTCTATCGTACATCTTGATGAGGATACTTCGGAAGAAGAAGTTCTTGCAACAGTTGAAAAACTTAACAATGATGATAAAGTAAATGGAATTCTTGTTCAGGTTCCACTGCCTGATCAGGTAGATGAGAATAAAGTGCTTGAAGCAATCGCTCCGCATAAAGATGTTGACGGCTTCAGCCCGATTAATATCGGACGTCTGTATACAGGCCAGCGTACGTTTGTGCCTTGTACACCGCTCGGTGTTATGGAACTGCTAAAACATACTGGTTCACTTGAAGGTAAAACTGTCGCAGTTGTCGGGCGCTCTCACATCGTCGGTCAGCCGGTTGCCAAATTACTGACTGATCAGAACGCAACAGTAACACTGATGCACTCACGTACTCAGAACATGGTTGAACAGCTTAAAAACTTCGACGTTGTCGTAAGTGCTGTTGGTAAGCCTGGACTGATTACAGGAGCTGACTTAAAAGAAGGCGCAATCGTAATCGACGTGGGCAACACAGTCGTTGACGAAAAATTAGTCGGAGACGTTGACTTTGAAAGCGCGAAAGAAGTTGCAAGCTACATTACACCGGTTCCGGGCGGAGTTGGTCCGTTAACTATTACTATGGTATTAAACAACACGCTTCTTGCTGCCAAGTGGCACAACGAAGATAAATAA